In Felis catus isolate Fca126 chromosome A2, F.catus_Fca126_mat1.0, whole genome shotgun sequence, the following proteins share a genomic window:
- the NXPH1 gene encoding neurexophilin-1, translating into MQAACWYVLLLLQPTVYLVTCANLTNGGKSELLKSGSSKSTLKHIWTESSKDLSISRLLSQTFRGKENDTDVDLRYDTPEPYSEQDLWDWLRNSTDQQEPRPRAKRRPIVKTGKFKKMFGWGDFHSNIKTVKLNLLITGKIVDHGNGTFSVYFRHNSTGQGNVSVSLVPPTKIVEFDLAQQTVIDAKDSKSFNCRIEYEKVDKATKNTLCNYDPSKTCYQEQTQSHVSWLCSKPFKVICIYISFYSTDYKLVQKVCPDYNYHSDTPYFPSG; encoded by the coding sequence GTCACATGTGCCAATTTAACGAATGGTGGGAAGTCAGAACTTCTAAAATCAGGAAGCAGCAAATCCACACTAAAGCACATATGGacagaaagcagcaaagacttGTCTATCAGCCGACTCCTGTCACAGACTTTTCGTGGCAAAGAAAATGATACAGATGTAGACCTGCGATATGACACCCCAGAACCTTATTCTGAGCAAGACCTTTGGGACTGGCTGAGGAACTCCACAGACCAACAAGAGCCTCGGCCCAGGGCCAAGCGAAGGCCCATTGTTAAGACGGGcaagtttaagaaaatgtttggATGGGGTGATTTTCATTCCAACATCAAAACAGTGAAGCTAAACCTGTTGATAACTGGGAAAATTGTAGATCACGGCAATGGGACATTTAGTGTTTATTTCAGGCATAACTCCACTGGTCAAGGGAATGTATCTGTCAGCTTGGTGCCCCCTACAAAAATAGTGGAATTCGACTTGGCACAACAAACCGTGATTGATGCCAAAGATTCCAAGTCCTTTAACTGTCGCATTGAATATGAGAAGGTTGACAAGGCTACCAAGAACACACTCTGCAACTATGATCCTTCAAAAACCTGTTACCAGGAGCAGACCCAAAGTCATGTATCCTGGCTCTGCTCCAAGCCCTTCAAGGTGATCtgtatttacatttccttttataGTACAGATTATAAACTAGTACAGAAAGTGTGCCCCGACTACAACTACCACAGTGACACACCTTACTTCCCCTCCGGATGA